The genomic window ATCTTTCTAtcggttttaaaaatatttttcttTTCATCGTTTGTGCAGTACAGTTTGATGACAGAATGCAGCTGGCTTCACGAGACTTCTTTTATACCAGCTGTGCACAGAATAACAACTGTGGCACAATGCTTGCTTTGGACAAAAAAATAACAGTAACGCTAAGGGATCTCTCTTCACAAAAATAATGCTAAAGGTGTTTACTATATATAAGTTTTGTTGGTGGTAACTTGTACATATGCCAAAAGCTGATGATAAGGTAACTGTAATGGTAGCTACTGCACAGCTAGCTCTATTTAATATATATTATAAATTTCAATACAATTTATTTTAGGTGACATCTTATTGTGAACTAATAATGTCTTACTGGCTAAGCAAGCATGCTGAAATATTTGGATTGcaggtatatactgtatgtccTGACTACCTTGAGTTACTTGCTGATACCACTACTTATGGACACCTCATCAGAGTTCACCTTGTTCCTCCAGAAACTTTGTCTAAGGAAGATGATGtaacaataactgttactgttgCTATGGATACTATATCTCAattacagtatcatggtacttcagATAACACGTTGATAGAGTGTGTAGGTTGCACCGAGGTCACCAGTGAagaaaaggtgcaaaacgtTTAATAATTGATTAATGGAAATTAATGGGCGTTCGATAATGAGTATCAGTGTTCGATAATTCATATTTTACGGAATGCAGAAATCCACTCATAACACGGACACTAATTGGATACTATTGCTCAAACTTACCTGAGGTATTCTATGAGAATGGCGCTACTTCCTGGTGAAAATTCGAGGTTGATACTactttcctggagatatttatgaagtaaagtataAACCTTGTTCAATAATTGGTCACTTACGCTATAATGATACTGTACTTTGGGTAAACGAAGTGAAAAGTGTAATGTttcaatgtacagtgagttctaaaattttcaaaaatgcgAAAATTTACCAAGCCATATGTTTTATTAATAACTACTTATTAAGTACTATCGTACTTAATGATACTATCATACTTACTGATAGTAAAAATGAATGTCAATtacagtaaagatagatttactctaatagaacagtcacccagatttacagtgtaataaaacagtcattagTATGTATACCTTTTTATAACACTGTCAGACAAGATGACATGCAGTAATCAACAGGTGCATCTTGGCTCTCCAAGATAATTATTCTACATtcaattgctcatttccaaataTCACCTACAAAATTAATTACCATTTTAACCAATTTGTTGCACATATCACTGACAAatatgagtgatatccaccccaaaaacacctttgctgtaaaaaagacATGTACAAGAAACTACAAATACCTGCATGAACCCATGCaatgtaaaaacagctcagctgaagagAAAAATAACTAATAATTTGAAGaactgatatctggagtggccaagaatacaCTAACCACAATTACTTAAGTTTTAATCCATACAAGAACATCTCGGCTGTAAAACACATGCATaaatgaaagtaaaagtaactggcaattgaaacagtgaagtggccaagaattaATTGTTACAAACAACTAATTTGAAAATTTAGCATTGAATCTttatcattcagttgtgttcttatattcactcttgctgcatcctaaagTGATTTCTTtgaactctaattggctggtaatttggccaccttttaaAGTAATTATAGTTAGCTctattcttggccactccagatatcagctctaattaccagttatttttctcttcagctgagctgtttttacattGAGTTCAtgcaggtacttgtagtttcttggacacgcCTTTTTtagtgaaggtgtttttggggtggatcaAACATTACTTTTGTTATAGTTGTTTTGCAGCCAGTTTGAATTTTCTTTTGGTAAAACAGCACAAAATAATCAAAATAACACAGTGATATTGATCTAACAATCAATTTATTAAAGTTATGACAGTATGTTAATAGTTTGTAGTCAACAACCACAGCATGTTTGTGATTTTTGTTATACATATTTATCTATTCAGCACTTAATCCCAATATTTTGTTTATGCCTGTGTTACCTACTACAGCAATTACTGACACAGTAGCATTCAGCTATCGCTAGCACAGCCTAAGAAATAAGAATAATTAGCAGTGTAATTAGATGGCAACtcataataataaaaactaGAGATTTTAATTTTATACTGTCCTATagaaaaacatttaataaaatTGCACATTAGTCTGTGGTGTAATAATTATTAGATGACAGTACATtgaaattattttattttatactGGACCATAAAAAAATATTAGCTAAATCAAAATGTATAAACAGTTTGCATTCTGTGTTTGTTGGGAATTTTTATCATTCTTGAAAGGGATGGCTGTTCCTCACCTGGGACCACATTTTTTATGTGGATGATACTTATAGTAAAATAGGTTTATAATGGGATAAATTATGATGAGTCACATGCAGTTTGTCAAATTTTCCAATTCCCTTTTGAGTTTCACTTACATTTagtatattttcaaaattataaCATAAGCATTTTGACTTGTCACTATAAGCTTGGTCATCCAATTCATCGGTTTCACTTGTCAAagttttgtactgtatgtatgtctgtgttTGTACATACCATTGAAGATTAGCTAATCTTGAAAACTTGTATACTCATGTAGTAGTATAGTACAAATTACTCTAAGTAGTTCTTATTATGGTAGTCATGTTGGTCTAGCTCTTGTgcataatgtttttttttttatgcttgttatttatttatgattgtTATAGCAAGTATTTTACTCAGCACAATTAAATACAATTTTTTTGGTTATGTCTGTGTTAAAGCAGTAGGAAATGTCActagcaaaattattgtttatTAGCAGTGTAATTGTACAGCAATAACTTGAGAATTCAAATAATATTAGTAAAATATGTTAgcagtgtatataattattactaaTTAGATGAAAGCACATAATGAATACTTAAGCTTTTATTTTTATACTGAACCATAAAAATTTTTAGCAAAACAGCAAGTGTATAAGCAGTTTTCCATCATTATGGCACGTTGGTTTAGGATTTTAATTATGTTGAAGCTCTTGGAAGAGATCTTCTGGGACCAAATTTTGATTTTATACACTTGAGTTTCCAATATAGTTGTTTGAACACTGTGTTGTTTATTGATAGTAATATATAGTATAATGGGCCAGGGTGGTTAAGATTTACCTGAGTGGTATACTGCAACAGAAGTTGCTTGTGAATTTTTCATTGATTGAATGTGACACAATATCAAGTATTTTAGGCAGCATCTTATCATCAACTCATGACTCCCTACTGGTTAAGCAAGCATGCAGAAATTTTTGGGTCTTATACTGTACGTCCTGATTACCTTGAAATCCTCAGTGGGTTCTCATATGAACGTCTCATAAGAGTTCAGCTGGTACCTCCAGAAACTTTGTCTAAAGAAGAAGATATTACTGTAACTATTACTGTTGCTATGGATACTACACATGCTGATGctaatgatcatgatccaattTTTGGAATAAGCGATGGAGATTACTTTGTTGGTTTTTTCACACGTGACAATAACCACTACTCCAGCCTTCCGCCGTGCTATCGTGCTCAAAGCATAAGTTATGATGACAGAATTAGTAAATCAACTTCTTTTTCTGGTGTTACCAGACCAACAGGTGCAAAAAGTTACTCCAGTGAAGTAAAGATGCATATTAAACCAACTGAGAAGTGGGGTTCCTGCCACACAGAACATGATGAAGGACACATTGCTATTGCTCAATATTCCTATAAACTGAATATCACTAAAGGACTGTACTTTGATATGCATCGTGATTATATTTCTGAAACTTATCGCATTGAGTACATCCTAGTTGAAGTCTACTAACTATATAGCAAGGAGTGTTCGTAGCCATTATAGTGACttaatgtggtatatagctttGATCGACAGTGCACTAATAATTTTGTTCACTGTACATTATTCAGATAGATATATCATGCCTAGATTGTTGTGTTTAAATCACATTTGTAAATCGTACTCATGATTAATGCATGTAGCAAGTGGGAAAAATGTAAAGAAATGTAGGATGATGGACATAATACATTCATACTTACAGCTGTCCGTGAATTTTTCATTATCAAAGTCAAAATCTACTCTATgctataataaaaaaaacgTAAGAAAACAACATGTCATGATACTTGTGCAGTGAGATAGTGGATCTAGCTATAGGGAAGGATTTGAAAGTGAGTTTGCCAGGTGACTATGGCAGTATAATGCCAATAACTAGTGTagcaaatatatatatttttatttattaatgctttacagcacattaTTCTATAGGTCTCACAAGTCATAACAGTTAACATAGTATATGCATTCCTAAATGTACTAGCTAAGCTAGCCCATTAAAGAAGAGACAACTTTGTAAACTCAGAAAAGGAGCACAACCTTGTTGTTTTTGACTAAGTATATCTATAGTCTGGTGGGATAAAATGTTATATTGAAATTGAAATATTGTGCATGGAGTTATTACCTATAGTCCATAGAAGAATCCAAAACTTTTATAGCATTTTCAGTTGTTGCAAAATCTGCTCTGAAGGAAACCTAGCCTCACTTATTGTGCACACATTGGTATCAATGAGATTTCAGTTTATTTGCAATTATCTGTGGGAGGAGTTCCGTTCTTACAAAGTTGCATAAAACAGACATTTTCTAATAATTATAGACAGATTCCACAGTTTGCACTGTTAGATTGGTTGTTAAGGTTTTGACAAGTTAGCCATGAACATCAAGATATTAAAGATTTGAAGTAGATACAAAATATCCAAAATACAGTAAAATTCAATTAGTGTCTAATTGAAATGAGTTTCCATAACAACCAACACTTTTGAGGGTAAAGTTACTTGAGATACTTACATGGTAAAATCTGTAGATGACTTACTTGATTGATTCCATTATTGCAgcacaaaaattaatgtaaaaaTCACATTTGATCAAGTACACATGCCCTGGTGCACTACTATACTGTCAGATGGAAGGTATTCACTAATGCTTACTTTAAGTGCATAGTTACTTTGCTTGGGTAAGATTTTGAGccgttacacagcaattttCTAATATTTTGTCACTAACGCAATAGCACAAACCACTccataattgaaaccataaCTCAACCTTAGgcattgttgcatcattgtgacacctccactattagttgtttacctttataggTTAATCTTTTTACTTATTTatatagccacttgcctatatgTATACACCATTGTGTAGACAAGTGTGCAGTAGGCAAAACATTTGCCCACCATAAAGCATGCAATAATCATTAAGATCCAATAAACCCTGatgttactctcattacatgtacaaaattgcttctgCAATTTCAAGACAGTACAGGTTATTAGTTCGCTTCTGAAAAAAATTATGccattttccctttaaaatgtatggggagctcCAGGAAAGAAAAGGTTCCTATTTTCAGTTTCAAAGCACTGTGTATGCCATAGTAGCCAACTCCAACTCAACAAACTATATacatatttctgagatcggtaATCAATGCTCTATCTATAGAGCATACAAAATCCAAAATTAAAAATTGAGCTGAAGTGCCTACCTGTATCCTTGAGTAAAGTTTgattttttatgtgaataaacgtTGATAATTCTGtgaatatttatcagattcatagcaaacttagaACATTAATTCACCTTTGTGCTGTGCAAAAATTTGCAGCAATTGACATTTATATTTAtctgcaaagtgtgcaaaaagaaactGAAGCCCTCATAGATTCTGTATGGCTTAAGAAAAAAAATCGAATTTAGAATctccatatcttgcaaatggttggtgcaaattaaattaaattgtCTGTGCACCACTATAGCCTACCCTACCTAGTGTACAGCTATAATAccgctttggagaaggggccatggagctagtGAAAATGCAGTTATCTTTCTTACTGTCTATATGCCCATGGTGTGGTGTGGtttgctggctttcttggctgcacaacacattaCCATGTGTTTTGATTTACTCCACTGTTGTCCACTTCTTACAGTAGTCACATCAGTTGGCCTGTTGGCTCCTTGTGCATTATGTGTGTTTTTGTTTATTGCTTTCCAGCAGGTAATTTTACTCAGCACTGTTAATTACAATGTTTTCAGTTATgcctatataatattatgttaaagCATTAACATTAATATTCTGATGTCAGTAGTAAAGCTTTATTAGCAGTGCCAATTTAATACTGTCCGTAAAAAGATTAGTATTTTTTTTATAATATGAACAGTGCAATTTGATGACAGCACATAAATAACACTTAAGATTATATTTTTTATACTGGACCATAAAAGGCTGAACTATGTATATAGCCATGTAGTAAAGAACTAGTGATGTACTACTAACAATAGTAGCTAAATGTTTCATTTTTACTAGCCTAAgggtcagagtaaaagtgaagtAGTAAGGCTCAGTCCTAATTCAGCCAAAGGCAGCTACTCAAAATATTGAAAACATTTTGAGATGCTAGCTATTTGGGGGCATTTTTTGGGCTGTAACACCGTGTGCAaaatgctagctagctaactacctAACAAGTGTTCAATGTTaggataattattttagaagtGCTTAATACACTTGTAGTggacatgataattattatgtgaAAGACAGGTTAGATCAGTGTTGTTTCTATAATTGTTACCATTAAATAAATGCTAAGTAAtgcatgttcactact from Dysidea avara chromosome 2, odDysAvar1.4, whole genome shotgun sequence includes these protein-coding regions:
- the LOC136247226 gene encoding uncharacterized protein isoform X2 — its product is MLKVFTILVLLVVTCSYAKADDKAASYHQLMTPYWLSKHAEIFGSYTVRPDYLEILSGFSYERLIRVQLVPPETLSKEEDITVTITVAMDTTHADANDHDPIFGISDGDYFVGFFTRDNNHYSSLPPCYRAQSISYDDRISKSTSFSGVTRPTGAKSYSSEVKMHIKPTEKWGSCHTEHDEGHIAIAQYSYKLNITKGLYFDMHRDYISETYRIEYILVEVY